In a genomic window of Methanosarcina horonobensis HB-1 = JCM 15518:
- a CDS encoding nuclear transport factor 2 family protein, with protein MKADSVTEKAVKAVLDKFAESYAKRDLKSAMSLIAPDVDVVMYGTGAEEKCIGPEAIKAQFERDWSQIEEPALEYDWTSISAAGNVAWASIDAVFKAKIDGKMMKFPSRVTKVFEKRGDKWLIVQGHFSFPDQSQFFD; from the coding sequence ATGAAAGCAGACAGTGTTACAGAAAAAGCAGTTAAAGCTGTTCTGGATAAATTTGCAGAGAGTTATGCAAAACGCGACCTGAAAAGCGCAATGTCTCTTATTGCCCCTGATGTCGATGTCGTTATGTATGGCACTGGTGCAGAAGAGAAATGTATAGGTCCGGAAGCAATTAAGGCTCAGTTTGAGCGTGATTGGTCTCAAATCGAGGAACCTGCCCTTGAGTACGACTGGACTTCTATTTCAGCAGCCGGCAATGTAGCCTGGGCATCCATAGATGCCGTTTTCAAGGCAAAAATTGATGGGAAAATGATGAAATTTCCGTCAAGGGTCACAAAGGTCTTTGAGAAACGCGGTGACAAATGGCTCATAGTACAGGGACACTTCTCTTTCCCGGATCAAAGTCAATTTTTTGACTGA
- a CDS encoding PGF-CTERM sorting domain-containing protein — translation MINKEKLFTIAFAFVFLISFTSAESAASTQRVDCQLTLTETPIVINESYQINPSIYGDRIVWQDNRNGNFDIYMYNLSTSKETQITTNESYNSDPDIYNDKIVWHDDRNGNFDIYMYNLSTSKEIQITTNKSDQAYPAIYEDKIVWQDRRNGDEKWDIYMYDLSTSKEVQITTNKSDQADPAIYGDKIVWMDSRSGFDIYMYNISTSTETKITTNESYQEDPAIYGDRIVWRNIFPENGDTDIYMYDLSTFTETKITNDGAVQSRPAIYGDRIVWEDFRNPSEGNSTFYIPIKPDIYMYDLSTSRETQITTNAQQEMPVIYGDRIVWTDYRKGEQNPDIYMCTISGEGSEAGVSREGSEAGQENEQNESLRTPGFEVIFGVAGVLAVFLYKKK, via the coding sequence ATGATAAATAAAGAAAAACTGTTTACAATAGCCTTTGCTTTTGTGTTCTTAATTTCCTTTACATCTGCAGAGTCGGCGGCTTCTACACAGCGCGTAGATTGTCAACTTACCCTCACGGAAACTCCAATTGTCATAAATGAATCATATCAGATAAACCCTTCCATCTATGGTGACAGGATAGTGTGGCAGGATAATCGCAATGGAAACTTCGATATCTACATGTACAACCTTTCCACTTCCAAGGAAACTCAGATCACCACCAATGAATCGTATAATAGCGATCCTGATATCTATAATGATAAGATAGTGTGGCATGATGACCGCAATGGAAACTTCGATATCTACATGTACAACCTATCCACCTCAAAGGAAATCCAGATAACTACCAATAAATCCGACCAGGCTTACCCTGCTATCTACGAGGACAAAATCGTGTGGCAGGATCGTCGCAATGGAGATGAAAAATGGGATATCTACATGTACGATCTATCCACTTCCAAGGAAGTCCAGATAACTACCAATAAATCAGATCAGGCAGACCCTGCTATCTACGGGGACAAAATAGTGTGGATGGATAGTCGCTCTGGGTTCGATATCTACATGTACAATATTTCCACTTCCACTGAAACTAAGATTACTACCAATGAATCATATCAGGAAGATCCTGCTATTTACGGGGACAGGATAGTGTGGCGAAATATATTCCCGGAAAATGGAGACACGGATATTTACATGTACGATCTTTCCACTTTTACGGAAACTAAGATCACAAACGATGGAGCAGTACAGAGCAGACCTGCTATCTATGGAGACAGGATCGTGTGGGAGGACTTCCGCAATCCTTCTGAAGGCAACAGTACCTTTTATATCCCGATCAAACCCGATATCTACATGTACGACCTCTCCACTTCCAGGGAAACCCAGATCACCACCAATGCACAGCAGGAAATGCCTGTTATCTACGGGGACAGGATTGTGTGGACAGATTATCGCAAAGGTGAACAAAACCCCGATATATACATGTGCACTATTTCAGGGGAGGGATCGGAAGCCGGAGTCTCAAGGGAGGGATCGGAAGCCGGACAGGAAAATGAACAGAATGAAAGCCTGAGAACGCCTGGTTTTGAAGTGATTTTCGGCGTGGCCGGCGTGCTTGCAGTATTTCTGTATAAAAAAAAGTAA
- the gatE gene encoding Glu-tRNA(Gln) amidotransferase subunit GatE yields MEKYDYSELGLKAGLEIHQQLDSKEKLFCRCPTLIRDIVDSDCEFFRYLRATESEMGEKDRAAVEQTKIRRKYIYKAYDTTCLVENDEEPPRELNKEALDISLGVAKLFKMKPVDQMHVMRKIVVDGSNTSGFQRTAFLASDGYIETSEGRCGIDSLCVEEEAAQKIEEIGDSIVYSLDRLGIPLVEIATAPDIKSPRHAREVAEYIGMILRSTGKVKRGLGTIRQDVNISIARGARVEIKGVQALDLIEDIVRREVERQLNLLFIRQELLERNAFVCEEIYDVTGLFMDTKSKVLQKGVKKGVILAALLRKFNGLVGKEVQPGRRLGTEFSDRAKTAGVGGIFHTDELPNYGITEKEVQAVRDAIGAGPRDAVIMVADEPEKARLAIEAVINRAKEAIEGIPEETRKALPDGNTAYMRPLPGAARMYPETDVPQIEISQKYFDSIETPELLTERAKRFAAQSGLNKELAEKIAYSKYLPLFETLLETYSKDANINSTLIARTLVGIVPEIRRNGVETDKLTDEHFRGLFAAISNQEIAKEAIQDLLTALAKEPELTVQQAISKLGLSAFDPEEVENFIKKMVREKGDFIKDKGPAALGPLMGIVMKEYRGTVDGKILSHMLKKEIDNFINQG; encoded by the coding sequence ATGGAAAAATACGATTACAGTGAACTTGGGCTGAAAGCCGGGCTTGAAATTCACCAGCAGTTGGATTCGAAGGAGAAGCTTTTCTGCAGGTGTCCGACTCTGATAAGGGATATCGTAGACTCGGATTGTGAATTTTTCAGATATCTAAGGGCTACGGAAAGTGAGATGGGAGAGAAAGACAGGGCTGCGGTGGAGCAGACCAAAATTAGAAGGAAGTATATCTACAAAGCTTATGATACAACATGCCTTGTCGAAAATGATGAAGAGCCTCCAAGGGAACTCAATAAGGAAGCCCTGGATATTTCCCTCGGGGTTGCCAAGCTTTTTAAAATGAAACCTGTCGACCAGATGCATGTAATGAGAAAGATCGTTGTGGACGGGTCAAATACAAGCGGCTTTCAGAGAACTGCATTTCTTGCAAGCGACGGGTACATTGAGACTTCGGAAGGGCGTTGCGGGATTGACAGTCTCTGTGTGGAGGAAGAAGCTGCCCAGAAAATAGAAGAAATAGGGGATTCAATCGTTTATTCTCTTGACAGGTTAGGAATCCCGCTTGTTGAAATTGCAACCGCGCCTGATATCAAATCCCCCAGGCATGCCCGTGAAGTTGCGGAATATATAGGAATGATCCTCAGGTCTACAGGGAAGGTTAAGAGAGGTCTTGGAACGATCAGGCAGGATGTCAATATCTCAATTGCCAGAGGTGCAAGAGTTGAAATCAAAGGAGTGCAGGCCCTCGACCTCATAGAAGATATTGTCCGCAGGGAAGTTGAACGGCAGTTGAACTTGCTCTTCATCAGACAGGAACTTCTTGAAAGAAATGCCTTCGTTTGCGAAGAAATCTATGACGTAACAGGGCTTTTCATGGATACCAAGTCCAAAGTCCTGCAGAAAGGCGTAAAAAAAGGTGTGATCCTTGCTGCCCTCCTCAGGAAATTTAACGGGCTCGTAGGCAAAGAAGTCCAGCCAGGAAGAAGGCTCGGGACTGAGTTTTCGGACAGAGCAAAAACTGCAGGTGTTGGAGGGATTTTCCACACAGACGAACTTCCGAATTACGGGATAACTGAGAAGGAAGTCCAGGCTGTCAGGGACGCTATCGGTGCAGGTCCTAGAGATGCCGTTATCATGGTTGCAGATGAACCAGAAAAAGCCAGGCTTGCAATTGAAGCGGTAATTAACAGGGCAAAAGAAGCCATTGAGGGAATCCCTGAAGAAACCCGAAAAGCTCTTCCTGACGGAAACACTGCTTATATGCGCCCCCTCCCGGGTGCAGCAAGGATGTACCCAGAAACCGATGTTCCCCAGATAGAAATCTCACAGAAATACTTTGATTCTATAGAGACTCCGGAGCTACTTACGGAAAGGGCAAAGCGGTTTGCTGCCCAGAGCGGCCTGAATAAAGAGCTTGCTGAAAAGATAGCTTATTCGAAGTATCTTCCTCTTTTCGAGACTTTGCTGGAAACCTACAGTAAGGATGCAAACATTAACTCAACCCTTATTGCGAGAACCCTTGTAGGAATCGTACCTGAGATAAGGAGAAACGGGGTTGAAACGGACAAACTTACAGACGAACACTTCAGAGGACTTTTTGCAGCCATATCAAATCAGGAAATTGCAAAAGAAGCTATCCAGGATCTTTTAACTGCTCTTGCAAAAGAGCCTGAATTGACAGTTCAACAGGCAATTTCCAAGCTCGGACTGAGTGCTTTCGATCCTGAAGAAGTTGAAAACTTCATTAAAAAGATGGTCAGGGAAAAAGGAGATTTCATCAAAGATAAAGGGCCTGCTGCCCTCGGTCCTCTCATGGGTATTGTCATGAAAGAGTATAGAGGAACAGTTGACGGAAAAATCCTGAGCCATATGCTGAAAAAAGAGATAGATAACTTTATCAATCAGGGGTAA
- a CDS encoding aldehyde dehydrogenase family protein has translation MVQEYKLLIGGESRDSSTGKTFDDINPATLENLATVQVAGAEDVDRAVEAAEKGFRVWSDIPAPRRADVLFRAARILQERKEELAVLMTEEMGKVLPEARGDVQEAIDITTYAAGEGRRMFGETTTSELKDKFCMTVLRPIGVVGMITPWNFPIAIPSWKIMPALIAGNAIVFKPASDTPMLAIKLVEILMEAGLPPGVVSIVPGPGGSVGKSIVQHPRIRAISFTGSLDTGKWIMEECAKTMKRVSLELGGKNPVIVMDDADLELALEGVLWGAFGTTGQRCTATSRLILHEKVKDEFIARLLAKTKSLRIGNGLLPETDVGPVINKSQLEKIEKYVRIGKEEGATLLLGGSRVDPGLPGYFFEPTIFTDVMPEMKIAQEEIFGPVLSIITVSGLDEAIEVANNTKYGLSSAIYTENVGTAFRAVEKLEAGVTYVNAPTIGAEVHLPFGGIKGTGNGFREAGTEAIKEFTEVKAVYIDYSGRLQRAQIDTV, from the coding sequence GTGGTTCAGGAGTATAAGTTACTGATAGGTGGGGAGTCGAGAGACTCGTCAACCGGAAAAACTTTTGATGATATCAATCCGGCTACTCTTGAAAATCTTGCCACGGTACAGGTAGCAGGAGCCGAGGATGTGGACAGGGCAGTTGAGGCTGCAGAGAAAGGGTTCAGAGTCTGGAGCGACATTCCGGCTCCGAGAAGGGCTGATGTCCTCTTCAGGGCGGCTCGCATTCTGCAGGAGAGAAAAGAAGAGCTTGCCGTACTCATGACTGAAGAGATGGGGAAAGTTCTGCCTGAGGCCAGAGGAGATGTACAGGAAGCAATAGATATTACAACTTATGCCGCAGGGGAAGGCAGAAGGATGTTTGGGGAGACCACAACTTCCGAACTCAAAGATAAGTTCTGTATGACCGTACTCAGGCCAATAGGGGTTGTTGGCATGATAACACCCTGGAACTTTCCTATTGCAATTCCCAGCTGGAAGATAATGCCAGCTCTTATAGCAGGGAATGCGATCGTGTTCAAGCCTGCAAGTGACACCCCCATGCTTGCGATAAAACTCGTGGAAATCCTTATGGAAGCAGGCCTGCCTCCCGGAGTTGTAAGTATTGTGCCCGGACCTGGAGGAAGCGTTGGAAAATCCATAGTCCAGCATCCCCGAATAAGAGCAATTTCCTTTACAGGAAGCCTTGATACCGGGAAATGGATCATGGAAGAGTGCGCAAAAACCATGAAAAGGGTCTCTCTGGAACTGGGAGGTAAAAATCCGGTAATTGTTATGGACGATGCCGACCTTGAGCTTGCTCTTGAAGGTGTACTGTGGGGAGCTTTCGGGACAACAGGCCAGCGCTGCACAGCTACTAGCAGGCTTATTCTTCACGAAAAAGTAAAGGACGAATTCATAGCAAGGCTGCTTGCAAAAACAAAATCTCTACGGATAGGGAACGGGCTTCTTCCTGAAACGGATGTAGGGCCTGTCATCAATAAATCCCAGCTTGAAAAAATAGAAAAGTATGTCAGGATAGGGAAAGAAGAAGGTGCAACTCTCCTGCTCGGAGGAAGCAGGGTAGATCCCGGGCTTCCTGGTTATTTTTTCGAACCTACCATCTTCACGGATGTCATGCCTGAGATGAAAATTGCACAGGAAGAAATCTTCGGTCCTGTGCTCAGCATAATTACGGTTTCGGGGCTTGATGAAGCAATAGAGGTTGCCAACAATACAAAATACGGGCTCTCATCGGCAATTTATACTGAAAATGTTGGAACTGCTTTCAGGGCAGTTGAAAAATTAGAAGCAGGAGTCACATATGTCAATGCCCCTACAATAGGTGCAGAAGTCCATCTTCCTTTCGGGGGCATAAAAGGGACCGGAAACGGTTTCAGGGAAGCTGGAACAGAGGCAATTAAAGAATTCACCGAAGTAAAAGCCGTGTATATAGATTATAGCGGCAGGCTGCAAAGAGCCCAGATAGATACGGTATAA
- a CDS encoding response regulator — MKVLLVDDDPVFLELSKTFLEVFHDINSDTVESAGQALEKLDELSYDVVVSDYDMPYMDGISFLRTIRDKRIDIPFILFTGLGKEEVMSRAIENGVDSFVQKRGDPKAQYSELSQQISRIVNNKSGY; from the coding sequence ATGAAAGTATTGCTTGTAGACGACGATCCGGTATTTCTGGAGCTATCAAAGACATTCTTAGAAGTGTTCCACGACATAAACTCCGATACAGTGGAATCTGCAGGACAGGCTCTCGAGAAGTTAGACGAACTTTCTTATGACGTTGTGGTCTCGGATTATGACATGCCTTACATGGATGGCATTTCATTTTTGAGAACTATCCGTGATAAGAGAATCGATATCCCTTTTATCCTGTTTACGGGATTAGGTAAAGAAGAAGTCATGAGCCGGGCAATTGAAAACGGTGTGGATTCTTTTGTTCAAAAAAGAGGAGATCCTAAAGCCCAGTACTCCGAGCTTTCACAGCAGATCTCTCGGATCGTTAATAATAAATCAGGTTATTGA